One window of the Scyliorhinus torazame isolate Kashiwa2021f chromosome 24, sScyTor2.1, whole genome shotgun sequence genome contains the following:
- the LOC140400045 gene encoding histone H2B-like, with the protein MADEKKPTSKPVSKKGAKKVIKKPAVKGGKKRRRSRKESYSIYIYKVMKQVHPDTGISSKAMSIMNSFVSDIFERIAGEASRLAHYNKRRTISSREIQTAVRLLLPGELAKHAVSEGTKAVTKYTSSK; encoded by the coding sequence atggctgacgagaagaaaccaacatcgaaaccagtttccaagaagggagccaagaaagtcattaagaaaccggcagtaaagggcggcaagaagcggcgaaggtcgaggaaggagagttactccatctacatctacaaagtgatgaagcaggttcaccccgacaccggcatctcctccaaggccatgagcatcatgaattcgttcgtcagcgatattttcgagcgcatcgcgggtgaggcttcccgcctggcccattacaacaagcgccgtACCattagctcccgggagatccagaccgccgtgcgcctgctgctgcctggggaactggccaagcacgccgtgtcggaagggacaaaggcggtgaccaagtacaccagctccaagtaa
- the LOC140400046 gene encoding histone H2B-like encodes MADEKKPTSKPASKKGAKKVIKKPAVKGGKKRRRSRKESYSIYIYKVMKQVHPDTGISSKAMSIMNSFVNDIFERIAGEASRLAHYNKRSTISSREIQTAVRLLLPGELAKHAVSEGTKAVTKYTSSK; translated from the coding sequence atggctgacgagaagaaaccaacatcgaaaccagcttccaagaagggagccaagaaagtcattaagaaaccggcagtaaagggcggcaagaagcggcgaaggtcgaggaaggagagttactccatctacatctacaaagtgatgaagcaggttcaccccgacaccggcatctcctccaaggccatgagcatcatgaactccttcgtcaacgatattttcgagcgcatcgcgggtgaggcttcccgcctggcccattacaacaagcgcagcaccatcagctcccgggagatccagaccgccgtgcgcctgctgctgcccggggaactggccaagcacgccgtgtcggaagggacaaaggcggtgaccaagtacaccagctccaagtaa